The following are encoded in a window of Strigops habroptila isolate Jane chromosome 9, bStrHab1.2.pri, whole genome shotgun sequence genomic DNA:
- the LOC115613081 gene encoding A-kinase anchor protein 17B isoform X2, translating into MPEWEERKSLLAQRRVEAVRLLTVLLSHVKLASQKVDPSWGVRKDDSFSETALTDIHQELINSHYHTHKELKHKEEFKCPLTLKGSSLCSEEGDVSNFHASACHIVRTILNDPSSAPRCDGQPGRDVCSSPGCGSLLITVTQDRRVIQPLDGRDCPALNVAHTQTVSDEDSCKKQKAYETDEFIHYLLNYYQTPRYARVCLEPKNTAHKFWWKRVVSGGGSAFDISLSNKHGQHFREVSPVQNLNKRNCSSGDDDRLMIAVGELESTDTVLESKACGGRLAKKLQVQRNDLLAVDNLPHAGLNHSLDCTAVTHDKEFKQEDGSDEETDSCVQLESLRKIQRKCKKMFHKKVKFKTLHTTMAAPDVTPCDGSPLQETRQRTGDESRLMLRREMDTDVRRCPLFPLEIIQTDPCSDTFCGAEPRRGS; encoded by the exons ATGCCTgaatgggaagaaaggaaatcctTGCTAGCTCAGAGAAGAGTGGAGGCTGTCAGACTGCTTACAGTGCTGTTAAGCCATGTGAAa TTGGCAAGTCAAAAAGTGGATCCTTCATGGGGCGTAAGGAAGGACGATTCCTTCTCTGAAACAGCATTAACAGACATACATCAGGAACTGATTAACTCCCATTATCATACGCACAAAGAGTTGAAACATAAGGAGGAGTTTAAGTGCCCGCTAACCCTAAAAGGTAGCAGCTTATGTAGTGAGGAAGGAGATGTGAGTAACTTCCATGCATCTGCTTGTCATATAGTCAGGACGATTTTAAATGACCCCTCTTCAGCCCCACGTTGTGACGGACAGCCTGGCAGAGATGTGTGCAGCTCCCCTGGCTGTGGATCTTTGCTGATTACAGTTACGCAAGACCGCAGGGTCATCCAGCCTCTCGATGGAAGGGACTGCCCAGCACTGAATGTAGCTCACACACAGACAGTGTCTGATGAAGACtcttgcaaaaagcaaaaggctTATGAGACTGATGAGTTCATCCATTATTTACTTAACTACTATCAGACTCCGCGCTATGCACGTGTTTGCTTAGAGCCAAAAAACACTGCGCACAAGTTCTGGTGGAAGAGAGTGGTGTCTGGTGGTGGTAGTGCTTTTGACATCAGCTTGAGTAACAAACACGGTCAGCACTTCAGAGAAGTGAGTCCTGTACAAAACCTCAACAAGAGAAATTGTAGTAGTGGTGATGATGACAGACTGATGATTGCTGTTGGGGAGCTTGAGTCAACGGACACGGTGTTAGAAAGCAAGGCCTGTGGGGGGAGGCTTGCAAAAAAGTTGCAAGTGCAGAGGAATGACTTGCTCGCTGTTGATAACTTACCCCATGCTGGACTGAATCATTCTTTGGATTGCACTGCTGTTACTCATGATAAGGAATTCAAACAAGAAGATGGTAGCGATGAAG AGACGGACAGTTGCGTGCAGCTGGAGTCGCTCAgaaagatacaaagaaaatgtaagaaaatgttCCACAAAAAGGTGAAATTCAAGACCCTTCACACCACCATGGCAGCACCAGATGTTACCCCTTGTGATGGCTCACCCCTCCAGGAGACCCGGCAGAGGACAG GAGATGAGAGCAGATTAATGTTGAGAAGAGAGATGGATACAGATGTCAGAAGATGCCCTCTATTTCCTCTTGAGATAATTCAGACAGACCCCTGCTCAGATACTTTCTGTGGAGCAGAGCCCAGAAGAGGAAGCTGA
- the LOC115613081 gene encoding A-kinase anchor protein 17B isoform X1: protein MPEWEERKSLLAQRRVEAVRLLTVLLSHVKLASQKVDPSWGVRKDDSFSETALTDIHQELINSHYHTHKELKHKEEFKCPLTLKGSSLCSEEGDVSNFHASACHIVRTILNDPSSAPRCDGQPGRDVCSSPGCGSLLITVTQDRRVIQPLDGRDCPALNVAHTQTVSDEDSCKKQKAYETDEFIHYLLNYYQTPRYARVCLEPKNTAHKFWWKRVVSGGGSAFDISLSNKHGQHFREVSPVQNLNKRNCSSGDDDRLMIAVGELESTDTVLESKACGGRLAKKLQVQRNDLLAVDNLPHAGLNHSLDCTAVTHDKEFKQEDGSDEGTVPCKTCRSACKLKDLLEEISDSDDFREASSSSVKRTERRCEEIYSNCNKGCLPARAGERKLLVYLKNVTLEGQEKESSKCSFCSNSAHQGLARQHEDKLKKSCKRSSSKLRHEGQKSERQSREEERNARKMKKKRKKLSSNPLSDECGFSETDSCVQLESLRKIQRKCKKMFHKKVKFKTLHTTMAAPDVTPCDGSPLQETRQRTGDESRLMLRREMDTDVRRCPLFPLEIIQTDPCSDTFCGAEPRRGS, encoded by the exons ATGCCTgaatgggaagaaaggaaatcctTGCTAGCTCAGAGAAGAGTGGAGGCTGTCAGACTGCTTACAGTGCTGTTAAGCCATGTGAAa TTGGCAAGTCAAAAAGTGGATCCTTCATGGGGCGTAAGGAAGGACGATTCCTTCTCTGAAACAGCATTAACAGACATACATCAGGAACTGATTAACTCCCATTATCATACGCACAAAGAGTTGAAACATAAGGAGGAGTTTAAGTGCCCGCTAACCCTAAAAGGTAGCAGCTTATGTAGTGAGGAAGGAGATGTGAGTAACTTCCATGCATCTGCTTGTCATATAGTCAGGACGATTTTAAATGACCCCTCTTCAGCCCCACGTTGTGACGGACAGCCTGGCAGAGATGTGTGCAGCTCCCCTGGCTGTGGATCTTTGCTGATTACAGTTACGCAAGACCGCAGGGTCATCCAGCCTCTCGATGGAAGGGACTGCCCAGCACTGAATGTAGCTCACACACAGACAGTGTCTGATGAAGACtcttgcaaaaagcaaaaggctTATGAGACTGATGAGTTCATCCATTATTTACTTAACTACTATCAGACTCCGCGCTATGCACGTGTTTGCTTAGAGCCAAAAAACACTGCGCACAAGTTCTGGTGGAAGAGAGTGGTGTCTGGTGGTGGTAGTGCTTTTGACATCAGCTTGAGTAACAAACACGGTCAGCACTTCAGAGAAGTGAGTCCTGTACAAAACCTCAACAAGAGAAATTGTAGTAGTGGTGATGATGACAGACTGATGATTGCTGTTGGGGAGCTTGAGTCAACGGACACGGTGTTAGAAAGCAAGGCCTGTGGGGGGAGGCTTGCAAAAAAGTTGCAAGTGCAGAGGAATGACTTGCTCGCTGTTGATAACTTACCCCATGCTGGACTGAATCATTCTTTGGATTGCACTGCTGTTACTCATGATAAGGAATTCAAACAAGAAGATGGTAGCGATGAAGGTACTGTACCATGCAAAACATGTAGATCTGCTTGCAAATTAAAGGATTTGTTGGAAGAGATCAGTGATTCTGATGACTTTAGAGAGGCAAGTAGCAGCTCAgtgaagagaacagaaagaaggTGTGAAGAAATTTACAGCAATTGCAATAAAGGCTGCTTGCCTGCaagagctggggaaagaaaattactggTTTACCTTAAAAATGTAACTCTGGAAGGtcaagagaaggaaagcagcaaatgtAGCTTCTGTTCTAATTCTGCCCATCAGGGCCTGGCAAGGCAGCATGAAGATAAGCTTAAAAAGTCATGCAAGAGGTCTAGTAGTAAATTAAGGCACGAAGGACAGAAAAGCGAGAGACAGtccagggaagaggagaggaatgctcgcaaaatgaagaaaaagcgaaaaaagctttcttctaaTCCTTTATCTGATGAATGTGGCTTTTCAGAGACGGACAGTTGCGTGCAGCTGGAGTCGCTCAgaaagatacaaagaaaatgtaagaaaatgttCCACAAAAAGGTGAAATTCAAGACCCTTCACACCACCATGGCAGCACCAGATGTTACCCCTTGTGATGGCTCACCCCTCCAGGAGACCCGGCAGAGGACAG GAGATGAGAGCAGATTAATGTTGAGAAGAGAGATGGATACAGATGTCAGAAGATGCCCTCTATTTCCTCTTGAGATAATTCAGACAGACCCCTGCTCAGATACTTTCTGTGGAGCAGAGCCCAGAAGAGGAAGCTGA